The Halobellus sp. MBLA0158 genome has a window encoding:
- a CDS encoding universal stress protein: protein MYSDILLATGGEAASDRATDHAIQLAAHHDATLHVLYVVDSDVYDAYSGDEYVDEREGPEHGLEEVGEEVVEAVADRARDAGVAVETALRHGRPPETIVEFARETDVDLVVMGTRRRPDEYRSLLGSVTDRVLRLAEMPVTVVKTPVEG, encoded by the coding sequence ATGTACAGTGACATCCTGCTCGCGACCGGCGGCGAGGCCGCATCGGACAGGGCGACGGACCACGCGATCCAGCTGGCGGCCCACCACGACGCCACGCTGCACGTGCTCTACGTCGTCGACAGCGACGTCTACGACGCCTACAGCGGCGACGAGTACGTCGACGAGCGCGAGGGCCCCGAACACGGGCTCGAAGAGGTCGGCGAGGAGGTGGTCGAAGCGGTCGCCGACCGCGCGCGGGACGCGGGCGTCGCCGTCGAGACGGCGCTCCGACACGGGCGTCCGCCCGAGACCATCGTCGAGTTCGCTCGCGAGACCGACGTCGACTTGGTCGTGATGGGGACGCGCCGCCGCCCGGACGAGTACCGGAGCCTGCTCGGCAGCGTCACCGACCGCGTCCTTCGGCTGGCCGAGATGCCCGTCACGGTGGTCAAAACCCCCGTCGAGGGGTAA